In Rubrobacter radiotolerans DSM 5868, a genomic segment contains:
- a CDS encoding tyrosine-type recombinase/integrase, translated as MSRKRGNGEGTISRRKNGGWTAQYYIHTVAGRKRKTLYGKTRAETAKKLAKALSQRADGLVFDDQGLTLGEYLDRWLADVEDTVRKSTHERYRYAVRPHLKPALGNLKLKDLTPAHVRWFYRERLDSGLAPASVHKLHAVLHKALKAAVADGLIPRNAASGIKLPRIAREEIQPLTDKQVRLLMDAARGDRLEALYVLALNTGMRQGELLALKWDDVDLERGVLRVRRTLTHADKAYVLGEPKTARSRRQLRLTSHAVSALQAHLSRQLEEMERLGSLYQPGGLIFATETGTIINPSNLRNRSFKPLLKKAGLPPFRFHDLRHTCATLLLAKDVNPKVVSEMLGHSSISVTLDIYSHLLPDMQEKAAKALEEALK; from the coding sequence ATGAGCCGCAAGAGGGGAAACGGCGAGGGGACGATCTCTCGCCGAAAGAACGGCGGCTGGACCGCCCAGTACTACATCCACACCGTAGCCGGGCGCAAGCGCAAGACCCTCTACGGAAAGACGCGGGCGGAGACGGCGAAGAAGCTCGCCAAGGCGCTCAGCCAGAGGGCCGACGGGCTCGTCTTTGACGATCAGGGCCTCACACTCGGCGAGTACCTCGACCGCTGGCTGGCTGACGTGGAGGACACCGTCCGCAAAAGCACCCACGAGCGCTACAGGTACGCCGTTCGTCCTCACCTCAAGCCGGCCCTCGGAAACCTCAAGCTCAAGGACCTCACACCCGCGCATGTCCGCTGGTTCTACCGCGAGCGCCTCGACTCCGGCCTCGCCCCCGCAAGCGTCCACAAGCTCCACGCCGTCCTCCACAAGGCCCTGAAAGCCGCCGTCGCCGACGGCCTCATCCCCCGCAACGCCGCAAGCGGCATAAAGTTACCGCGTATAGCGCGCGAAGAGATACAGCCCCTCACGGACAAACAGGTCCGGCTGCTGATGGACGCGGCAAGGGGCGACCGTCTCGAAGCCCTCTACGTCCTAGCCCTCAACACCGGGATGCGACAGGGCGAGCTCCTCGCCCTCAAGTGGGACGACGTAGACCTGGAGCGCGGAGTGCTGCGCGTGCGTCGCACCCTCACCCACGCAGACAAAGCCTACGTCCTCGGAGAGCCGAAGACCGCCCGTAGCCGCCGACAGCTAAGGCTCACATCCCACGCCGTCTCAGCCCTGCAAGCCCACCTCTCGCGCCAGCTAGAAGAGATGGAGCGCCTCGGCTCCCTGTATCAGCCCGGCGGCCTCATCTTCGCCACCGAAACGGGGACCATCATCAACCCCTCGAACCTCCGCAACCGCTCCTTCAAGCCGCTTTTGAAGAAGGCCGGGCTGCCGCCCTTCCGCTTCCACGACCTGCGACACACCTGCGCGACGCTGCTCCTCGCAAAAGACGTAAACCCCAAAGTAGTCTCCGAGATGCTCGGCCACTCCTCCATAAGCGTAACCCTCGACATCTACTCCCACCTCCTCC